The Apium graveolens cultivar Ventura chromosome 10, ASM990537v1, whole genome shotgun sequence nucleotide sequence cctaAAATCCTGGTTCTGGAACTATATGCCAAGCAAGGTCACTTTAATAAAGGTTGAGTAAATACCAAACACCAAATTGcaaattaatataatttaaaacaGAAGTACCAGATATCCTGATTGTTGCTGCCAATCCACAACGGCATTCACACATCGGACACTAGGTTTATGACCTGGTATAGAAGAAAAAGCAGTTACAAGTTTCTGTTTGCTTCTTACAGAGTAATCTTTCCATATTCGAATGCTTCCATCACCTGCATTGTGCAAGTTATTTATTAAAGTAATGTTGAAACAAAATCTTTGAAGTATATACCAGAAAACAAAAACTGCACAATAGTAAGGAATTTACTTGAAGCAGCGAGAAGCAAGCTATTGTCAAGCTCGTTTATCAGGCAGAGCTTTGAGATACCTTTGTCTGGAAACTCATGATTACTGAAAGAATTTAATATAGTAGCATCTTCATAGTTCCATACCCTACGATGATGTAAATAACAATAACACATAAGTTAATATCGGAATCAAACTTAAAATTTCAACATGCACTTGTAGCATCCGAATTCAGAATTTTTTCATATGTTATTGTCAACTCTGTCTGCATCTAAAACAGGGATGTAGGGATCAAATGCAGATCAAATGCAGAATTTTGACAGACTCATGGATTAAGCTTCTCTACGTATAATTTTATAATAGCTCTAAAATAAACAATAAACAATAAACAATGGAGCACTCAATGAAGTATTAAGGAACATATGTGTATAGTACCATGCAAAGGCTGTAAATGACAAAAATATACAAAAGAACAGAATAGTTTAGCCTCCATGAACTGTTTAATGCCTCTATGTAATAACAGAGCGGGTGTAACCACTGGGCCGATAAGGCAACCGCATTGGGCCCCCAAACTTGTTAGGCCCTAAAATATGAAACACTCTTATATGTTCCTAtaatatttcttttttttttaatttcattcaaattaaataaaggtttttttaaaaaaataatttaaatataatcgGCATTAAAAAGCTTTAATATAAGTATTATACGTAATAGTAATACTTATAATCATCCTCCTAGAATATTCTTTTAGTAATATGATATGCAATGTACCTTTTTTTTTGACCAAATGATTTGCATTGTATTTAGTTTGTAAGTGCAGTACTAAATGCTCCTTTCATTATTTTCACCTGCTTTTTATAGTAGACCATTTATAGTTGTAAAAGTTGGCACACTTTTATATATGTTTTTTAGCACTCCTATCACCAATCCTAATTTAAAATTGTTTATTAAAAAAGTTTAATAAACAATAATTTCAACAGTTATAAATGTTTTATGTTGTAGTGAAACAAAAATAGATAATACTTATAAAAAAATAGTTTAGATCTTACAAAATTCATCTACACAATTGTCGTGAATTTATTATGAGcgttaaatttttttaaatttaaaattaaattaatatattcACATTACTAGAGAAACTAAAATTAgctaaatttatatatatactcgTTGAACATGCATATATGGTATTTAAATATTGAAGTAGTTTTTTATCTATCTAAATATATATTATCATAGTTTTACATACTTACATAACCTAGTAAGTTAACCAATacttatttaaaaaataatatctaAATAAAGGTTTTCTCAAAAACAGGCAACACAAAAATGTAAAAGTATATCATTGCATATAATTTTCCATAGGCCTCAAATTTGTTATTTGCCTAAGGCCTCCAAAATTTTAAAGCCGACCCTATGTTAATCACTGAATGAAATGCAAATATCAAAATATAACCATATAataatatgtgtgtgtgttataataatatgtgtgtgtgtggtcAGGTACCCCTTAGAACTGAATCCGACTTTAAGCCTATGAACTAATATATACATGAGATCCCGTGCTAAGTGAGCCTTATTACCTTTCAGATATCAGTCTAAGATACCTAGAAAAATTAAACTCGCATACATTTTGAATATTCCTTGCCTGCATATTTCATTTCTAAATATTAATTTTGAAGTTCATATAAAAACATCATTTCCTATGGCAAAAAAAAAACATCATTTCcgagaattattttaatttatctGCCTGGGTGTATGTATTAACTACTAAAGTCTACTTCAAATGGGGTGAGAGAGAGAAACATAAACAGCTTACCTGATTCGCTCACTATCATCAGCAGCAACGACAATTGGAGAAAATGGTTGCAGCAAAGCTGTTTTGATACCAGACTCAACTTTTGTATCCCATGTAGCAATAGGATTGTTTAGCTTGTTAACAGCTGCCAAGGTAAAAGGACCAAAAGATTAAACACGTTGAGCAAAAGTTAAGTTATGAAGGTCTTGAAGAAGAACAGGAAACAAGCAGTTACGTAGACGCACAAGTGTGCTGGCATTTGGATATATGGTCAAGGGCATGCTTTTCCCTCTCATCTCTTTTAGCAATCATTTCTTCACTATCCTCTGATGCTGTAAGAAGTGGCTTGGAAAAGTGAACACAGCTCCAATTATAGATAGTAGATTGTGGAAGGAAGCTTCGATCAGAAGCACAAGGCGCTCCACCAGAACCTAGAAGTGGATCAGCTAACCCCGAGTCTGGGGAAGACATTAGGTGTGGCCTAAATTCTAAAGAATAAACTCGTCGCATGCCTGTCGCCAAGTAACTTGGCCTTGGAGGACTTACTGGTGGAGTACTAAAAGTCAGGGGCAAATGTCCTGCAGTTTAACGATGTAAGCCACTAGTTAAATCCAGAAATAAGATAACCAGTTGACATAAAAGCAACAGTACAGTACTGTTATTTTTACATTTAAGGACTTTGGGCCCCTGGAAGCCTGCAAATCAATCGTATCCTCACACTTTCTTATCTTTTTCATTTTCCTAACATTTTATGTTATATACTACATTGCACTGCATGTTTTTCATTTCCGATATCAATTATAACATGAGCACACCACCTTTTGCGGCCATCCTCAAGTCCTATACCCACCCATCATAAACACCTTATTTGATGAAAAAATTCAGTACTGATTTTACAGGGCAATAATAAAAAGCAGTGTGAATTTAGGTGCTGACAACAAGAAACCAAGAATAGAATGAGATATACCTGCATTCATATCAAACCAAGATGATGAACGAGCTAATCCGGCAAGACTATTGATTGGGGAAGTTATTGATTCACTTGGCCTTGTATTTCCAGCAGAGGATTTTACGGATTTTGCCACAACTTGTTCTATACCAATAATTGATAGTACTCGCCTCCCAAGTCCTGCAATGCGTGGTGAAGGATCCTTTGCAAGAGTACACATTGCAGACACACACTGTGAATACAAGGCGTTATCCAAGTGCTTTGATCTCATATGGTTACCGATGCCATTACAGTTATTCATTATCCCGGAATCTGAATGTAGAGAAGAATCATCAGAAACTGGGGATCCATGCATTATTCCAGAACTAGCTAGGGGGCTACTGGTAGAGGCCCTTCCATCACGACTCACCGATTGGCTGTCACCACCAACTCTCATAACAGGGCCAATATGCGAATACTGATTAGGAGTAGTATGGCCACTAACTGTACCCTTGATAGCAAAAGATGGCAAGGAGCTCAAAACAGAATTAGACTGAGGTTTCCACATTGCCGCTGCAACTGATTTCAAGTGCTTTTTGTGGCCAAATGCAAACCGTGCCAAAGCTGCCAAAAAAATAATTTAACAAAACTGAAAAGCAAAATATGAGGTCTTTCTAATTACATATTAACTGAATTGCTATTCCgcaaaataaaaaaataacaaaaaaattgCATATTTTTGGACATCAAGTCAACTTTTACTACAATGTAATCTGAATGTCAGCTCTACTTCTGAAACCAGCAACGTTTGAAGGGAGAGATTTTCAAAAGGTTTACCATATGCAATATCTGGGAAAAAAAAGTTCCTAGCACATTAGATAAATTAGCTGTAAAATTGATGCATACCTACGGCAATCTCTGTCCTGACTAATGGACTCCCATCTGAAACAACATTCAAAAGGCTCTTTACAATGCTAATTTCAGCCTTTACTttttcatcatcatcatcatcacacTCTTCATCTCTAGCCGAGTCAAATCCAACATTAAGTAGCGTACCCAAAGCAAATATAGATGCAGCTCTGACCTGAAATGTTAACCATCCTTACTAAGTTAGTACTAACACATATCCAGATTATCAATTTTGGAAACACAAATGCAAAAAAGTTGTGATGAACCTCAGGTTGGGGCTCAGAAAGTAGATGTGCAAATATAGAGGGGGCATCTGCTTGCAATCCAATAATTTGTGCCTCACTAAAATCTTCCCACAGCTTTCCAAGACAAATACACAACCACTGTAGAAATAGTGGCTCTGCTGGTGCATCATTTGGGGTTGGACCCTGAATATGATTTAAGCAGACATGTATCAGACCAGCTTCAGTGCAGGCTTCCTGGCCCCGTCTATGTCCATCAACAATGACTGCTAAAACAAATGCAGCCATTGCACGCTGTTCTGGATAGGCTTCCACACTATCAAGAAACCTAATAAAATATGTATGCCCACCATCCTTAACCAAATCAACCTGACAAGACTATCAAGACAAAAGATAGTTTCAGTACGTACCAAGTACGTTTCAAGATTTGGGTGTAGCAAAAGCCACAAACATTTTAATTTGGGAAATTATAAAACAGACCTTGTCAAGTGCAAGGATCTTCGTCCAAATAAACACAAGAATTTGTCGAAGTTCTGGAGTAGTTGTTTGCAACAGCTTTAGGACATACGGAAATATCCCCACAGACAAGGCCTGCCAGAACATAAAATTTATCAGCATATAATAAGACAATCATCAAGAGAAAGTAGAGGTGAAACTTGAAAGGTTAATACCAGATCTACAGCCCATGGCCCCATATCGAGAAACCTTCCTAAAAGCACCAGAGCATGGACACGATGGCACTGACTGAGCAAAACCTAgaggttggcatggttattagTATTTCACGGCCAGTAAGAAGCTGGGGATAACATAGATTATCTATTAAAAATCGAAAGCCAATAAAACGAAAATATAtccaaataaaaattaaaaaaaattctaaacCAAAATATATCAAGAACATCAAATAAAAATACATCAAGAATATCACAAGTCAGGACGATCAGAATGAgcaaaaataaaaagttcaaataATGGCAAGCAATTAACCAAAGAATTCTAAACCCAATAAGACAAATACATATCCAAATATTCTACAAGTCTGACAAAAACATGATGAAGAAAGATGGCTCATGTGCTTTCTCAGTTTCATTAAAGAATAGAAATCGTGCAGAAGATATTACAGGATACTATGTAAACTAATAATTTAAACAAAGTTATGTCCCATGATGTGTTCAATATATTAAAATAGTGTTCCAATGGAGCCTGGACTACCTTTTTGTTATTCAAAGGCAAAAATTCTAATAGGATCAGCTAATTTCTAGTAACAGGTAACACTTAAACATACAGAGAATACAAGATATCAAGGAAAGATATGAAAGAGAAACAGCTTCTACAAAGTTGAAACTTCAAGATGCATATTGATTTATAAGTGAGGTATACATTTTTGTTTTATTAATATCAAATCATTACCATATATCCAGGGTTAGTGGGTTACCATTCCAGTAAAAAAAAATCTTAATATAAAATGCTACGGATGTCAAGCAAGAAAGAATGAGACAAAGAAGTAACTGTTGACTCCCTAGTCTACTACCCCGGGTCGGTTCGGCTTGGTTTTAACCAGAAAAGCTTGCCAAACAGTATATGTCAGTTCGGTTTGTACCTATTAACCGTAACTGAACCGTTTGGAACAGttttttcggttcggttaaccgtTAATCGGTTTCGGGTTTTTTTCAGTTTTTAAATTTGAAGAATTATAAAGTTACGACTAACTAAACTAGGTAATATCGTAAGATTGTTCAAGGCTTGTGTTGTGTTGGCATAATCAAACTTAAACAACAGTCTTTCCATTCTTCCTGCTACCTTCTTTGGTAAACGAATGGCAGACTAGAATTAGTTCAGCTACTTGTTATGTGGCTTTCATATGGTTGTGCGCTATAGTTGGTATAGATTGTTGCATATACTATTCTTCAGGCTACAAATCTACAATGAGTATTTAACTGAAAAAAATTATGTTGTTACACGTGATGCTAATACTAAGCTGTCAAAAATTTAATTCTACAAGACACCCTTGAGGCTATTCTCTGGCTAAGATTCTTTGTCAAGCTCAAAAAGATTAAGCTCAATTTCTCCTACGTACACCACACTGGAAACCTGGAGTGCTAGAATAGAACCTGGATTACTATTGTCTTCAACCATATAAAGTTAAGACAGTGTCGTATTTACCAGCAAAGTCCTAAAATTCAGAGGGGAAGCCTTATTAATCAGAAGCCCTGCTAGTAAGAGAGAAGATAACTGGAATTTTAAAATCCTGCCTATATCCGTTTTCATCcctaaaatattataaaaatgttAATGAAATTTTCAAGAAATTAAAAAAATCACTAGTATTATACATATTTAAAATACATAAATTAATAATTACAAAACAATATAAGATATTTGTACaaaattgaaaaatcatctaTTAAGTGTGTATAAAAACAATTATGATGCTTCATGTAAATCACTAGAAGGTACCTTTAAGAGCAAATCCAATGCAAAATAGCTATAGCTATTGTTATAATTTGACACCAAAATGTTTCTTTTGTTGTTAAAATAGAACTTCAACTCCAATGCTAGTTGCATTTTGCATCCAAATAATTCCTAATTTAACTAAAAATTTTTTCTCCTAGATTTTAGATAAAGTTCACCACTATGCATGACATTTATGGTTACTTGATGATGTGGAATGGATGCATAAATGCATCCTTGGTTTCAAATTTAGAACTAAGGATGCATTTATGCATATTTGCATCCAAGGATAGAACCCCTTTGAAGTTAAAGTTTTTAGCATTTGGTTTCAAATTATAGATATGACACCACTTATAGCATTGCACTGGACTTGCCCTAATACCTAGAACCAACTAGGTATTATGCATAGGTCCAGTAATGTAAAAGATGGAACTTCATATTTAATGTAAGAGATAAAACTTAATCTTGTACACACTTGTACCATTTTCAGTAAGTCTAATGATAGGGATATAGACTGCATATGACGTAAAATTCATCAACTGTTTGTTAAATAATTCATCAACTGTTTGTTAAATAGTGACATGACCTCAGAAAGCTGAATGCTTTTTATTTACAAAGATAAAACACATATTGACCTAGTTCAGTGCACCTATATACTACATAGAAATAGCAATACCTGGAGAACAATAGGTAACTGTTCAGGTGGCTTCTTATGTTCGGATCCATGATCAAGCCACACCTCAAAAGCTGTCAACTGTTCCGTGAAAAAGGGACTCGGCTGGGCTCGAAAAAATTCCACAAAAGACGGTAAAACAATAAGCATCGTGTCCCACATATCTAGATGCATTCTACTTATGCACATGCTTATTAAAGGATTTTAACAATACATACTTGAAACTCAGCATTTGGATCCTCAACTAATCCTGGAAGCTGAGAAAGACAAATTTCTGCGGCCATATCCCATGCATCCCTGCAATTACCTAAAGTTTCAAAAGATAGCAATTCAAAGATTCACAGTTCTTTGAGAATGGAAGTCCACGAACCACATATGATGTTGATGTGTAGCAGGCAACATTGGATGCGAAATCGGAGAGCAATTTGCAGAACGCATAATCCTCTCTGCAAGTAAGAAATTTCGAAATAGACTGGCAACCAACAGATCCTGTCGGAATAATCTCTGAAATAGATCTGCAGAATGAGAACTCAAACAATTATGACACAATCTTGGCAGATAAATTGACACATAAACTCACTTTCTACCAAAAATATCCTCGTGTACCGTGTGGTAGAACATTCCACGCAATTGTGTCTGTCACTGCTGTGAATATCCAATTCAGCTCCCCAAGCAGTGTTTTTCTATCTGTTTGTCGACCAGGTATTCTATCAATCAGTGAATAGTCAAGAGACTCGTGAAGCAGCGAGCGAGTGCAGAACCTGAAAAGCATTATAAAATTGAGATACTTTGGAAAGGGGAGTCACatatgtattttaaaataattattacaTATCAGAACCAATTAAGGTGGTATAATTGTACAAAACATCATCGAATGACCACTCTGAGCACAAACAACCATGATAATTATATGAATCCTAATATTGAAATTCAACAACTACAAAAACCCAATTGTCTCCTTTAAAAGTTCAAAATTATAACAAAAACGGGATGCTGCTAACACAAAAATGAGAAAGCAGATAAGCATACTACTATTCTATCATTGATAAGCGGCATTTTGTAGTATTCAACGGTTTAATCATATCATGAGAAGTAAATTTTTTGATATTTCTTTCTTCCACTCACTGACCCTAATTTTCTTCCACTTTTGCGGAGTACGAATTTAACAAGTTTTGAGAGTTGCAATGTTGCTTTATTAAACATATTTCATACAGGATGGACAACAATAGTAACATACCCTGATAGTTACAAAACATAATTAGTAGAAGACCTAATCATATaaacaagaaaaagaagaatTGTTACCATCTCAGTGCCATCTTGATAGGAGTGGTAAGACAGGACGTAAATATATCGGCAGGGAATTCTACACTTTGAGGAAGTGTCTCGTGGGCTTCACAAGCTGCCAATAGGATGCAATCCCTAGCAGGAGTTCCAGCAGAAGAGCTGGTAGGAATACAATCTTGGAGCTGTTCATAGTCAAATATAAGAATTGTGAGAGCTGTAAGAAAAATTATATTGACTCCACAACATTACAACTTCAAAGATCCAAACAAGTCAAACCAAGTTGTCTATACCTCAATAAAAGCATTTACAATCATTCCAGCAGCAGAGCAGTCAAAAACATATATTGAAGGTGTCTTTAACCAGGAGTCAAGTTCACTGATGGGTAACGGGATGTATTGAGTATAACTCTACACCATATGTTGAAATGACGTTAAGATCTAGTATAAGGAAAGAACTGAATAGAAGGCGCTAAGTTACAGATCAGCAGGAAACCTTATTGAATAACCAAATTTCTCCATTGGCAGTTGGCTTTGGCACACCATGTCCATTGTAGTGAAACAATACCCTCTCTGACTTGGCATATTTACGACATGTACTACAAAGTTTCTTTACTTCTTCAACAGTAGGATCTAACTGAATCTTATATCTTGCCTGACATATTAATTATTTGGATAGTAACAAGAccaatatgaaaaaaaaaatcaataattGATAGAAAGAAACAGTAAACACTATACTAACCTTCGCTTGCCACCTTTCATACTGATAGCTCAAAGTTCTACCAATTGTTTCAAGTGCCTTTTGAGGTGCCATAGAAAATGGATCTGCATATCAATGTCATACGGTGCTTAAAAGAAATGTAAAATTGATAAAGAGGCTTACTTCAGTCATATAAAGGATACACTTGCTTTATCACACTTGGAGGTGGAGGAGGGTGATTTCTGAAATTAATCACCACCTTTACTGGTGAACAGTGCACCACAATCTACTCTAAACATATACTCAATGAAATAGAATGACATGTCCATACAGAAATAATCCTATAAAGTAGAGTACAAGAGATGATTAGGCCGGGATAATGTACCTATCCAGCACTCCATCCTGGCACAAGGTGATATCTTTATTACATCAGGAGGATCAACTGTAATATTTAAACATAGAACAAGCGCAACACATCCTGTCTTCATCTGCAAGAAGAATTCACTAAAATATGTAAGGCGGAAATAAATTTGCAGAAGACAACCCTAACGAAAACATAAAAGAAAGTTAAGAGAAGGAGAAAAACAAATAGGAACATAATGAAGCATGAACTTCGATTATACACTCTTCTCACCCTACTAAGAATGTCAAAGCCACGGGAAATAGTTGTAATCAAGTTTCTCTTGTTCATTTTTTTAGCAAGAAGTTAGTGTTGCTCTTAGGAAGTGGTAGCTGTTCCAGTACACAAACAAGGTGGGTTGGGGTTTAGGAGGTAGTGAATTGTACACTTCACTTTATTTTGCACATCCTCCCAGGATATACACATCTAGGATATCCTGCTAATAGACTAAATAAAACCTGAAAAACTTTACAAATGCAGCTAACACAATGTATACGCAAATAATACATAACCTGTTTTCCAAATTCTTTTGCTTCCAATTATAAATTCATGGATGCAGATCGTATAAACATATAAATCAAATTAGCACAATTATAAGCCACGAGGCCAAGAACGAAAAAAATGTAACAAGTAATCATCTCAAAAAATTTCCTTGAtattataaaatttgaaatttacaAATCGAATTACTTTAAACAAACATCTTTAACCAATTAGTTCAATTTTCAATGCTTTTTTAAGACATCACAAAATATCCCAATATATAATTTACTTCAAGTCGAGTCATTTAAAATCCAGTAAACAACAAAAAACACAgctcaacaaacaattcacacaaaACTTACTCTATCCTTCGGCCGCCATTTGGACACCAACCCCGTATTCGACGGCCCAGCAGGCACACTAACTTCAAAAACCTCATGTCTACCATCACACAACACACTAGTTTGTGGCAAATACGCCATACTCGTAACCGTACCCCCACTCCTATCCCCAAATCCGCTACTAACCACATCCAAATCCCCTCCATTCCTCTCCTCAAC carries:
- the LOC141692989 gene encoding regulatory-associated protein of TOR 1-like, yielding MALGDLMASRFSQSVSLVSNHLDQCSVNEEEVEERNGGDLDVVSSGFGDRSGGTVTSMAYLPQTSVLCDGRHEVFEVSVPAGPSNTGLVSKWRPKDRMKTGCVALVLCLNITVDPPDVIKISPCARMECWIDPFSMAPQKALETIGRTLSYQYERWQAKARYKIQLDPTVEEVKKLCSTCRKYAKSERVLFHYNGHGVPKPTANGEIWLFNKSYTQYIPLPISELDSWLKTPSIYVFDCSAAGMIVNAFIELQDCIPTSSSAGTPARDCILLAACEAHETLPQSVEFPADIFTSCLTTPIKMALRWFCTRSLLHESLDYSLIDRIPGRQTDRKTLLGELNWIFTAVTDTIAWNVLPHDLFQRLFRQDLLVASLFRNFLLAERIMRSANCSPISHPMLPATHQHHMWDAWDMAAEICLSQLPGLVEDPNAEFQPSPFFTEQLTAFEVWLDHGSEHKKPPEQLPIVLQVLLSQCHRVHALVLLGRFLDMGPWAVDLALSVGIFPYVLKLLQTTTPELRQILVFIWTKILALDKSCQVDLVKDGGHTYFIRFLDSVEAYPEQRAMAAFVLAVIVDGHRRGQEACTEAGLIHVCLNHIQGPTPNDAPAEPLFLQWLCICLGKLWEDFSEAQIIGLQADAPSIFAHLLSEPQPEVRAASIFALGTLLNVGFDSARDEECDDDDDEKVKAEISIVKSLLNVVSDGSPLVRTEIAVALARFAFGHKKHLKSVAAAMWKPQSNSVLSSLPSFAIKGTVSGHTTPNQYSHIGPVMRVGGDSQSVSRDGRASTSSPLASSGIMHGSPVSDDSSLHSDSGIMNNCNGIGNHMRSKHLDNALYSQCVSAMCTLAKDPSPRIAGLGRRVLSIIGIEQVVAKSVKSSAGNTRPSESITSPINSLAGLARSSSWFDMNAGHLPLTFSTPPVSPPRPSYLATGMRRVYSLEFRPHLMSSPDSGLADPLLGSGGAPCASDRSFLPQSTIYNWSCVHFSKPLLTASEDSEEMIAKRDEREKHALDHISKCQHTSVNKLNNPIATWDTKVESGIKTALLQPFSPIVVAADDSERIRVWNYEDATILNSFSNHEFPDKGISKLCLINELDNSLLLAASSDGSIRIWKDYSVRSKQKLVTAFSSIPGHKPSVRCVNAVVDWQQQSGYLYASGEVSSAMVWDLDKEQLVNTIPLDAECSVSALCASQIHSGQFAAGFVDGSVRIFDIRTPEMLVCSTQLHTQRVVEIGFQPGLDPAKIVSASQAGDIQFLDVRRHKDTYLTIDAHRGSLTSLAVHRHAPLIASGSARQLIKVFNMEGEQLGTIRYSPTFMAQKIGSVNCLTFHPYQLLLSAGAADRCLCFNLC